In Sandaracinaceae bacterium, the following proteins share a genomic window:
- a CDS encoding DUF4956 domain-containing protein, which translates to MPEALLWATGSGSAGVSFTDALRGVLAAFVFGQVLAFAYERTYTGVSYARGFAHTIVLTSLAASTFVMAIGRSLYAGLGLLGVLSIIRFRANLKAPRDLVFLLGAASTGVACGIDALPVAVVGTVAFALVSVYLHYSSFASQREYDGVLRFSIGAGDERESRLPALLATHCARSTALSVAEIAQGGVVEYTYQIKLKAAGQAPLMAALRTELDVRDARLLLEEASLEY; encoded by the coding sequence ATGCCTGAGGCCTTGCTGTGGGCCACCGGCTCCGGGAGCGCCGGGGTCAGCTTCACCGACGCCCTGCGCGGTGTGCTCGCCGCCTTCGTGTTCGGTCAGGTGCTGGCGTTCGCCTACGAGCGCACCTACACGGGCGTCAGCTACGCGCGCGGCTTCGCGCACACCATCGTGCTCACCAGCCTGGCGGCCTCCACCTTCGTCATGGCCATCGGGCGCTCGCTGTACGCCGGTCTCGGCCTGTTGGGCGTGCTCTCCATCATCCGCTTCCGCGCCAACCTGAAGGCCCCGCGTGACCTGGTCTTCCTGCTGGGCGCGGCGTCCACCGGCGTGGCCTGCGGCATCGACGCGCTGCCGGTCGCGGTGGTGGGCACCGTCGCGTTCGCGCTGGTCTCGGTCTACCTGCACTACTCGAGCTTCGCGTCGCAGCGCGAGTACGACGGCGTGCTGCGCTTCAGCATCGGGGCAGGCGACGAGCGAGAGTCCCGCTTGCCGGCGCTGCTGGCCACGCATTGCGCCCGCAGCACGGCCTTGAGCGTGGCCGAGATCGCCCAGGGTGGCGTGGTGGAGTACACCTACCAGATCAAGCTCAAGGCTGCGGGTCAGGCGCCCCTGATGGCCGCTCTGCGCACCGAGCTGGACGTGCGCGACGCGCGTCTGCTGCTGGAGGAGGCGAGCCTTGAGTACTGA
- a CDS encoding YbgC/FadM family acyl-CoA thioesterase, with protein MSATDTAAPAPHIYRLRTGYGDTDQSGVIHHAVYMRYLEDARADYLRARGLNFADLEQRQRIGMAVARATMRFLRPARFDDLLDIEVRVETQRATMLFDYRVLCGDTLLLEAQLTLACIDIDKMRAIRLPPEVAAACRP; from the coding sequence ATGAGCGCCACCGACACGGCCGCTCCGGCGCCGCACATCTACCGGCTGCGCACGGGCTATGGGGACACCGACCAGAGCGGTGTCATCCACCACGCCGTGTACATGCGCTACCTCGAAGACGCCCGCGCCGACTACCTGCGGGCCCGTGGGCTGAACTTCGCGGACCTCGAGCAGCGCCAGCGCATCGGCATGGCCGTGGCGCGCGCCACCATGCGCTTCTTGCGACCGGCGCGCTTCGACGACCTGCTGGACATCGAGGTGCGGGTGGAGACGCAGCGCGCGACCATGCTCTTCGACTACCGCGTGCTGTGCGGCGACACGCTGTTGCTGGAAGCCCAGCTCACGCTGGCGTGCATCGACATCGACAAGATGCGCGCCATTCGGCTGCCCCCCGAAGTGGCCGCCGCCTGCCGGCCCTGA
- a CDS encoding acyl carrier protein: protein MSQELKESLREIIAEVAEIDEVPDEAKFADLGIDSMMAIEIVADVERKYGISMPESELQELVSLNAVYDKVRAKLAA, encoded by the coding sequence ATGTCCCAGGAACTCAAAGAATCCCTGCGCGAGATCATCGCGGAAGTCGCCGAGATCGACGAAGTGCCCGATGAGGCCAAGTTCGCGGACCTGGGGATCGACAGCATGATGGCCATCGAGATCGTGGCCGACGTGGAGCGCAAGTACGGCATCAGCATGCCCGAGAGCGAGCTGCAGGAGCTGGTCTCGCTGAACGCGGTCTACGACAAGGTCCGCGCCAAGCTCGCGGCCTGA
- a CDS encoding SDR family oxidoreductase, with protein MKLEDLKIIVTGAARGMGAHFACRLQELGAQVAAGDVDEAGLAELPPGIHRRRLDVANDQDVAGFVAWAAESMGGLNGLINNAGIIRDALLVRKNRDTGAVERLSRKDWDSVLAVNLTGATMMAQEVLAHMLERDVTGGVIINISSIARHGSRGQSNYVAAKAALAANTQTWMREFSRYGIRVGAIAPGLIETPMTAGMNEKALERLRASVPLGRIGKPEDIFVAVKFIIECDFFTGQTIDVDGGGAMG; from the coding sequence ATGAAACTGGAAGACCTGAAGATCATCGTCACGGGCGCCGCACGCGGCATGGGCGCCCACTTTGCTTGCCGACTGCAGGAGCTGGGCGCCCAGGTGGCCGCCGGCGACGTGGACGAAGCTGGGCTGGCCGAGCTCCCCCCCGGCATCCACCGCCGCCGTCTCGACGTGGCCAACGACCAGGACGTGGCCGGCTTCGTCGCCTGGGCGGCGGAGTCCATGGGGGGCCTCAACGGGCTCATCAACAACGCGGGCATCATCCGTGACGCGCTGCTGGTGCGGAAGAACCGCGACACGGGGGCGGTCGAGCGCCTGTCTCGCAAGGACTGGGACAGCGTGCTGGCGGTCAACCTGACCGGCGCGACCATGATGGCGCAAGAGGTGCTGGCGCACATGCTGGAGCGCGACGTCACGGGCGGCGTCATCATCAACATCTCGTCCATCGCGCGCCACGGCAGCCGCGGGCAGAGCAACTACGTGGCCGCCAAGGCCGCGCTGGCCGCCAACACCCAGACGTGGATGCGCGAGTTCTCGCGCTACGGCATCCGCGTGGGCGCCATCGCCCCCGGGTTGATCGAGACACCCATGACCGCCGGCATGAACGAAAAGGCCCTCGAGCGCCTGCGGGCCTCCGTGCCGCTCGGACGCATTGGCAAGCCCGAGGACATCTTCGTGGCCGTGAAGTTCATCATCGAGTGCGACTTCTTCACGGGTCAGACCATCGACGTGGACGGCGGCGGCGCCATGGGCTGA
- a CDS encoding tetratricopeptide repeat protein, with translation MATEETFDESAINDPTFTEASAAARANPSDDAAWDALEDWAGATQRPDDVSVVYRAALAKVSTAAVGGPLAQRALNFHEEWFGEDAPQIIEVLERAMVVDPDSSDWAFQRLTVIYTGAERWDELFTLYDRAIAKTDDERKAVLLEEAAQTAKDFAGRSDRAVDYLSQLRALRPDDAGVASNLERLLERAERWADLIAFWRASLDTRTGADAHAQRMRIAVTYLDKLGDSAGALGEVKAALAQAPADATEAVAMLERIVADESVAAEVRRSALQSLKEHYTKEGRATDVVRTLDTALALAGDDERVALHKEAGQRLEGQGRNEEALAHYADAVLLAPGDAAAREKLRAFGEQLGAVTRVVGVLTQVAEATEDAKLRTALRVESAEMLRATGDATSATALLEAVLAEPGLSAQTALSCARSLSELYALAGRAEEHLSSLERLARLEPEPAAQRKVWGEVARVAEAQSAPDRALRAYEATLALDPTDARALAAIVDVLETQERWPDLVSALRRRGDAAGPGWQQRQDLVRIASIQASYLDAPKEAIATWAEVSAEYGESADVVDALSELYTRTEAHAALAKLLGRAANREDAHLASVRCRLGETYFKQLGDAPAAVAAYRRALLADPTNESARQGLALLAEDASVRAEAVAALARSYELADEWEPLLALLDQRLAIAKGDDEVVELLLEAAKLQEGRAGAKLAALGSMCRVLGLRPFDRRVEAEVQRLSAEAEAPLAAAQAFEAAAEAAAGDVDRRAALLEQAAVIYEEKLADHAAALTAYTGALSCMPRSARFAEAIVRLGALAGDGAEDVVEMTLQAVSEGEPPTGHLQLLAGLQRRAPGRGLFDTLLRLAEREPADLAGLHDAARLADETLADAALARSTYESLYERASGLVRRAGKNVDPGVVAVAASSVERLVALYRASGASQDEIAIQLEAAKLPLDADARLAFRRSAAALAVAAGDRDTAIEQYRLVHAAAPADTEATDALSRLLTETGRHPELLKLCQEELTVTQDQQRRLHLRLEIARLVAEIEKSGGRLEALRKNLEEVPGHEASIAMLASVYEAQGRHADLADMLAAQANQAESERARALFERAARIAEHQLHDDERALENYRRVVELSPSPEALDALSRIHEGRAEYAAAARWLERRLGLANEAESASISLRLAKALFHAGRDERAAEVLERARAASPDDAEVRELLVTHYRKADALEPLARLLSDAALGTQDPATALHFVREAAELFCDRLGTPGAAIAVLARGVELDPEDKELALKLADGQREAGQLDAARATLEALVESYGRRRSAERAAVHHRLGLVAREQGDLPAAIEQLELATKMAMASAPILQTLGDLARESGDLDRAEKAYRTLLMAVRRRSADEPVDVGVGEVLFELQAIAAARKDETQARELRDSALEAAGSSDAEALRFAQALVARGNPALALEGLRRRSAVVDDSPENAASTAALRAALGDVLSGPLARGEEALAEYLLALRADPDSAAVHKKTRTLARELGKTPLYVAALEDSVDTRRRAEDASHTGELLLRLGRVIAEDLSEPKRAAETFRRAEEALPDPTRAWLELSRLKDAAGDTGEQKRVLEALVSAESVPQVDRVDALYRLAAIELHAGGAVEAGVANLRRAFTLDPRYDEAGALLGEVATRDASVDVVLAFYEEVARGSGDEAMVLDFLKLRASRPDATLAQVREGVERASSANEIERMEAFLARAVAIARASEDLGAVRWALLLTAERREARGDVRGALESLSEAAASAEGAEARELRLRVASAARREGGDLKLAAQAYEELLAEEPLEVELWEPLLEVYAQLGEGDKLNDRVAGLIDGLLEPKLRNRARMVKGRYLAKIEGREYDAVDVLRNALDEEPEHSEAAALLTELYERSGYDEDLVELLHRQLDVARDNQDAETIAAASLKLGALLEKVERVDAMEVYRRALEWVPRERAVVEALLRLHSEGDDPRELTELRERLLASETGAAASTLARQVFKEWQALGDEDGMRRALEGGYRGNPGDGSIRMELEHWYRERSEYEGLAGYLASEAARLVSDPDTSRALLLEAAAIQRDQLGNPSGAVDVLRVAYAASGALSILRELVQSLEAAGDVDGAVGEVAGALERHRESGARDVTLVELLRMRATLSLGRHDAGAAVDDLEEAFAVTRELHDAALGAEVEAGLTAALLEARDAAVSSDDNASRRATTLRLVELYAPRDVSAAREELSAWVEHDPTDREALLRLRDMDVAAERWDGVAHDCARLLGVTEGQEQVDAALLLADASERASVPHYAKEGLEYVCSVQPGLPVLTERLRALYEAIGAFRELADMLLADADGAPEDERFELFRRAGRMLIDGLGDAHAAIPALEAAAHLRPDDHETTLFLADAYMAYDRHADAGAMLEAAIARHTRRRSPELADLQHRMAKLAVMADEKMLAMQWLQAAIESDKNNGDIASELSYLSMELGDLDTALNALRAVTLAKTSGSMSRAMAFLYQARIAHDRGEARRALLWARKAKSEDPELQEATDFLAELGES, from the coding sequence ATGGCGACAGAAGAGACGTTCGACGAATCGGCCATCAACGACCCCACCTTCACCGAGGCCAGCGCAGCCGCGCGCGCCAACCCCTCGGATGACGCCGCGTGGGACGCCCTCGAGGACTGGGCCGGGGCCACGCAGCGCCCAGACGACGTCAGCGTGGTCTACCGCGCGGCGCTCGCCAAGGTCAGCACGGCCGCGGTCGGCGGGCCGCTCGCTCAGCGCGCCCTGAACTTCCACGAGGAGTGGTTCGGCGAGGACGCGCCCCAGATCATCGAGGTGCTCGAGCGCGCCATGGTGGTGGACCCGGACTCATCGGACTGGGCCTTCCAGCGCCTGACCGTCATCTACACGGGGGCCGAGCGTTGGGACGAGCTCTTCACGCTGTACGACCGCGCCATCGCCAAGACCGACGACGAGCGCAAGGCCGTGCTGTTGGAGGAGGCGGCCCAGACCGCGAAGGACTTCGCGGGGCGCTCGGACCGCGCCGTGGACTACTTGAGCCAGCTGCGCGCGCTGCGTCCGGACGACGCCGGCGTGGCATCCAACCTGGAGCGCTTGCTCGAGCGCGCCGAGCGCTGGGCCGACCTGATCGCGTTCTGGCGTGCCTCGCTGGACACGCGCACGGGGGCCGACGCGCACGCCCAGCGCATGCGCATCGCGGTCACCTACCTCGACAAGCTCGGCGACTCGGCCGGTGCGTTGGGCGAGGTGAAGGCGGCGCTAGCGCAGGCGCCCGCGGACGCGACCGAGGCGGTGGCCATGCTGGAGCGCATCGTCGCGGACGAGAGCGTCGCGGCCGAGGTGCGACGCTCGGCCCTTCAGAGCCTCAAGGAACACTACACCAAGGAGGGCCGCGCCACCGACGTGGTGCGCACGCTCGACACGGCGCTGGCGCTCGCGGGCGATGACGAGCGCGTGGCGCTCCACAAGGAGGCCGGTCAGCGGCTGGAAGGGCAGGGCCGCAACGAAGAGGCGCTGGCGCACTACGCAGACGCTGTGTTGCTGGCCCCCGGAGACGCCGCCGCCCGCGAGAAGCTGCGCGCCTTCGGCGAGCAGCTGGGCGCCGTCACCCGCGTGGTGGGTGTGCTCACGCAGGTGGCCGAGGCCACCGAGGACGCCAAGCTGCGCACGGCGCTGCGCGTCGAGTCCGCCGAGATGCTGCGCGCGACCGGTGACGCCACCTCGGCCACCGCGCTGCTCGAGGCGGTCCTGGCCGAACCCGGTCTGAGCGCACAGACGGCGCTGAGCTGCGCGCGCAGCCTGAGTGAGCTCTACGCGCTCGCCGGACGCGCCGAGGAACACCTCAGCTCGCTCGAGCGCTTGGCACGGCTGGAGCCCGAGCCGGCGGCTCAACGCAAGGTCTGGGGCGAGGTGGCTCGCGTGGCCGAGGCCCAGTCGGCCCCCGACCGCGCCCTGCGCGCCTACGAAGCCACGCTCGCGCTCGACCCCACCGACGCGCGCGCGCTCGCTGCCATCGTGGATGTCCTCGAGACGCAAGAGCGCTGGCCGGACCTCGTGTCCGCGCTGCGCCGCCGTGGGGACGCGGCAGGTCCGGGCTGGCAGCAGCGCCAGGATCTCGTGCGCATCGCCAGCATCCAGGCCAGCTACCTGGACGCGCCCAAGGAGGCCATTGCCACGTGGGCAGAGGTCAGCGCCGAGTATGGCGAGTCGGCCGATGTGGTGGACGCACTGTCCGAGCTCTACACGCGCACCGAGGCGCACGCGGCCTTGGCCAAGCTCCTGGGCCGCGCGGCCAACCGCGAGGACGCGCACCTAGCGTCGGTCCGCTGTCGCTTGGGCGAGACGTACTTCAAGCAGCTGGGCGACGCCCCCGCCGCAGTGGCCGCCTACCGTCGCGCCCTGCTCGCCGATCCCACCAACGAGAGCGCCAGGCAGGGGCTCGCGCTGCTGGCTGAGGACGCGAGCGTGAGGGCCGAGGCCGTGGCCGCGCTGGCGCGCTCCTATGAATTGGCCGACGAGTGGGAGCCCCTGTTGGCGCTGCTCGATCAGCGCCTCGCCATCGCGAAGGGCGACGACGAGGTCGTGGAGCTCTTGCTGGAGGCCGCGAAGCTGCAGGAGGGGCGCGCCGGAGCCAAGCTGGCCGCGCTCGGCTCCATGTGCCGTGTCTTGGGCCTCCGCCCCTTCGACCGCCGGGTCGAGGCCGAGGTGCAGCGCCTGTCCGCCGAGGCCGAGGCGCCGCTCGCTGCGGCCCAGGCGTTCGAGGCCGCAGCCGAAGCGGCAGCGGGCGACGTGGACCGCCGCGCGGCGCTGCTCGAGCAGGCCGCCGTCATCTACGAGGAGAAGCTGGCCGACCACGCCGCCGCCCTCACCGCGTACACAGGCGCGCTCTCCTGCATGCCGCGCAGCGCCCGCTTCGCCGAGGCCATCGTGCGCCTCGGTGCCCTCGCCGGGGATGGCGCCGAGGATGTGGTGGAGATGACCCTGCAGGCGGTCTCGGAGGGCGAGCCGCCCACCGGTCACCTGCAGCTGCTCGCAGGGCTCCAGCGCCGCGCGCCGGGGCGGGGCCTCTTCGACACGCTGCTGCGCCTCGCCGAGCGCGAGCCAGCGGATCTCGCTGGCCTACACGACGCAGCGCGCTTGGCGGACGAGACGCTCGCGGATGCGGCGCTCGCGCGCTCCACGTACGAGTCGCTCTACGAGCGCGCGTCCGGCCTGGTGCGCCGCGCGGGCAAGAACGTCGACCCTGGCGTCGTGGCCGTCGCGGCCTCGTCCGTCGAACGGCTGGTGGCGCTCTACCGAGCGTCCGGCGCTTCGCAGGACGAGATCGCGATTCAGCTCGAGGCGGCCAAGCTCCCCCTCGATGCCGACGCGCGCCTCGCTTTCCGCCGCAGCGCTGCGGCGCTCGCGGTGGCCGCGGGTGACCGCGACACCGCCATCGAGCAGTACCGCCTGGTGCACGCGGCCGCGCCCGCCGACACGGAGGCCACCGACGCGCTCAGCCGGCTCCTGACCGAGACGGGCCGTCACCCCGAGCTCCTCAAGCTCTGCCAAGAGGAACTCACCGTCACGCAGGACCAGCAGCGGCGGCTGCACCTGCGGCTCGAGATCGCCCGCTTGGTCGCCGAGATCGAGAAGAGCGGCGGGCGCCTCGAGGCGCTGCGCAAGAACCTCGAAGAGGTCCCCGGGCACGAGGCGTCCATCGCCATGCTGGCGTCGGTCTACGAGGCCCAGGGCCGGCACGCAGACCTCGCGGACATGCTCGCGGCTCAGGCCAACCAGGCCGAGAGCGAGCGCGCCCGCGCCCTCTTCGAGCGGGCAGCGCGCATCGCCGAGCATCAGCTGCACGACGACGAGCGGGCCCTCGAGAACTACCGTCGCGTGGTGGAGCTGTCGCCCTCGCCCGAAGCGCTGGACGCACTCTCACGCATCCACGAGGGGCGCGCAGAGTACGCAGCCGCAGCGCGCTGGCTCGAGCGGCGCCTGGGTCTCGCGAACGAGGCCGAGAGCGCCAGCATCAGCTTGCGCCTGGCCAAGGCCCTGTTCCACGCCGGGCGCGACGAGCGCGCGGCCGAGGTGCTGGAGCGCGCCCGGGCGGCGAGCCCAGACGATGCCGAGGTGCGCGAGCTGCTGGTGACGCACTACCGCAAGGCGGATGCCCTCGAGCCGCTGGCGCGCTTGCTCTCGGACGCCGCCCTAGGCACCCAAGACCCGGCCACCGCGCTGCACTTCGTGCGGGAAGCGGCCGAGCTCTTCTGTGACCGCCTCGGGACGCCCGGCGCCGCCATCGCCGTGCTCGCGCGCGGCGTGGAGCTGGACCCCGAGGACAAGGAGCTGGCGCTCAAGCTGGCCGACGGTCAGCGCGAGGCTGGGCAGCTGGACGCCGCCCGCGCCACCCTCGAGGCCCTGGTAGAGTCCTACGGTCGTCGTCGCAGCGCCGAGCGCGCGGCGGTGCACCACCGCCTCGGGCTCGTGGCCCGCGAGCAGGGTGACCTGCCGGCGGCCATCGAGCAGCTGGAGCTGGCCACCAAGATGGCCATGGCCAGCGCTCCCATTCTGCAGACCCTCGGTGACCTGGCGCGCGAGTCGGGTGACCTCGACCGCGCCGAGAAGGCGTACCGCACCCTGCTCATGGCCGTGCGCCGCCGCTCGGCCGACGAGCCGGTGGACGTGGGCGTCGGCGAGGTGCTCTTCGAGCTGCAGGCCATCGCGGCGGCTCGCAAAGACGAGACCCAGGCCCGCGAGCTGCGCGACAGCGCGCTCGAGGCAGCCGGCAGCTCGGACGCCGAAGCGCTGCGCTTCGCCCAGGCGCTCGTGGCGCGCGGGAACCCAGCGCTCGCCCTCGAGGGTCTGCGGCGCCGGAGCGCGGTGGTCGACGACTCTCCCGAGAACGCCGCCAGCACGGCAGCCCTGCGGGCGGCGCTCGGAGACGTGCTCTCGGGTCCCCTCGCCCGGGGAGAAGAGGCCCTCGCAGAGTATCTGCTGGCGCTCCGGGCGGACCCCGACTCGGCCGCCGTGCACAAGAAGACCCGCACGCTGGCGCGTGAGCTCGGCAAGACTCCGCTCTACGTGGCGGCGCTCGAAGACAGCGTGGACACCCGTCGGCGAGCGGAAGACGCCTCGCACACCGGGGAGCTGCTGCTGCGCCTCGGGCGGGTCATCGCGGAAGATCTGAGCGAGCCCAAGCGCGCCGCGGAGACCTTCCGCCGCGCCGAGGAGGCCCTCCCCGACCCCACGCGCGCTTGGCTGGAGCTGTCGCGTCTCAAGGACGCCGCAGGGGACACAGGCGAGCAGAAGCGCGTGCTCGAGGCGCTGGTGAGCGCCGAGTCCGTCCCGCAGGTGGACCGCGTGGATGCCCTCTATCGTCTAGCGGCCATCGAGCTGCACGCGGGCGGAGCGGTCGAGGCGGGCGTCGCCAACTTGCGGCGCGCCTTCACCTTGGACCCGCGCTACGACGAAGCCGGCGCGCTGCTCGGCGAGGTCGCCACACGTGATGCGTCGGTGGACGTTGTCCTCGCCTTCTACGAGGAAGTGGCGCGCGGCTCGGGCGACGAGGCCATGGTGCTCGACTTCCTGAAGCTGCGCGCGTCGCGCCCCGATGCCACGCTCGCGCAGGTCCGCGAGGGGGTCGAGCGCGCGTCGAGCGCCAACGAGATCGAGCGCATGGAGGCGTTCCTGGCCCGGGCGGTCGCCATCGCGCGTGCGTCCGAGGACCTCGGCGCCGTGCGTTGGGCGCTGCTGCTGACCGCCGAGCGGCGTGAGGCTCGCGGAGACGTGCGAGGCGCGCTCGAGAGCCTGAGCGAGGCTGCGGCGTCGGCCGAGGGCGCAGAGGCCCGCGAGCTGCGGCTGCGCGTCGCGAGCGCAGCCCGTCGCGAGGGCGGTGACCTCAAGCTGGCCGCCCAGGCCTACGAGGAGCTGCTGGCGGAAGAGCCGCTCGAGGTGGAGCTCTGGGAGCCGCTGCTCGAGGTGTACGCACAGCTCGGCGAGGGCGACAAGCTCAACGACCGCGTCGCAGGCCTCATCGACGGGCTGCTCGAGCCCAAGCTGCGCAACCGCGCACGCATGGTGAAGGGCCGCTACCTCGCCAAGATCGAGGGTCGTGAGTACGACGCCGTGGACGTGCTGCGCAACGCGCTGGACGAAGAGCCCGAGCACAGCGAGGCGGCTGCGCTGCTCACCGAGCTCTACGAGCGTTCTGGATACGACGAGGACCTCGTCGAGCTGCTGCACCGTCAGCTGGACGTGGCGCGCGACAATCAGGACGCCGAGACCATCGCTGCGGCCTCACTCAAGCTCGGTGCGCTGCTCGAGAAGGTCGAGCGCGTGGACGCGATGGAGGTCTACCGCCGGGCGCTCGAGTGGGTGCCGCGCGAACGCGCCGTGGTCGAGGCGCTGCTGCGGCTGCACAGCGAGGGCGATGATCCCCGCGAGCTCACCGAGCTGCGCGAGCGGCTGCTGGCGAGCGAGACGGGCGCGGCAGCGTCCACGCTGGCCCGGCAGGTGTTCAAGGAGTGGCAGGCGCTGGGCGACGAAGACGGCATGCGCCGCGCGCTCGAGGGCGGCTACCGCGGGAACCCCGGCGATGGCTCCATCCGCATGGAGCTCGAGCACTGGTACCGCGAGCGCAGCGAGTACGAGGGCCTCGCCGGATACCTGGCGTCCGAGGCCGCGCGCCTGGTGAGCGACCCTGACACCTCGCGTGCCTTGTTGCTCGAGGCCGCCGCGATTCAGCGCGACCAGCTGGGGAACCCCTCCGGTGCGGTCGACGTGCTGCGCGTGGCTTACGCCGCGTCGGGTGCGCTCTCCATCCTGCGCGAGCTGGTGCAGAGCCTCGAGGCCGCCGGCGACGTCGACGGTGCCGTGGGCGAGGTAGCGGGCGCGCTCGAGCGCCATCGCGAGTCGGGGGCGCGCGACGTCACGCTGGTGGAGCTGCTGCGCATGCGCGCGACGCTCAGCCTGGGGCGGCATGACGCCGGTGCAGCCGTGGACGACCTCGAGGAGGCCTTCGCGGTCACCCGCGAGCTTCACGATGCGGCGCTCGGGGCCGAGGTGGAGGCAGGGCTCACGGCGGCGCTGCTCGAGGCGCGTGACGCGGCCGTGTCCTCCGATGACAACGCCTCGCGGCGCGCCACCACGCTGCGACTGGTGGAGCTCTATGCCCCGCGCGACGTGAGCGCGGCCCGCGAGGAGCTGTCCGCGTGGGTGGAGCACGACCCGACGGACCGCGAGGCGCTGCTACGGCTGCGCGATATGGACGTGGCAGCCGAGCGCTGGGACGGCGTGGCGCACGACTGCGCCCGCTTGCTGGGCGTGACCGAGGGCCAAGAGCAGGTAGACGCCGCGCTGCTGCTGGCGGACGCGTCGGAGCGCGCAAGCGTTCCGCACTACGCCAAGGAGGGCCTCGAATACGTGTGCAGCGTGCAGCCGGGCTTGCCCGTGCTGACCGAGCGTCTGCGCGCCCTCTACGAAGCCATCGGTGCGTTCCGCGAGCTCGCGGACATGCTGTTGGCGGACGCCGACGGGGCTCCCGAAGACGAGCGCTTCGAGCTCTTCCGGCGCGCAGGGCGCATGCTCATCGACGGGCTCGGTGATGCGCACGCCGCCATCCCCGCGCTCGAGGCGGCAGCTCACCTCCGGCCGGACGACCACGAGACCACGCTCTTCCTCGCGGACGCCTACATGGCCTACGACCGCCACGCGGACGCGGGCGCCATGCTCGAGGCGGCCATCGCGCGGCACACGCGGCGTCGCTCGCCGGAGCTTGCGGACCTCCAGCACCGGATGGCGAAGCTGGCCGTCATGGCAGACGAAAAGATGCTCGCCATGCAGTGGCTCCAGGCCGCGATCGAGAGCGACAAGAACAACGGGGACATCGCCTCCGAGCTCTCCTATCTCTCCATGGAGCTGGGCGACCTCGACACCGCGCTCAACGCGCTGCGCGCCGTGACGCTGGCCAAGACCTCGGGCTCCATGTCCCGAGCGATGGCCTTCCTCTATCAGGCGCGCATCGCACACGACCGGGGCGAGGCGCGCCGCGCCCTCCTGTGGGCGCGCAAGGCCAAGTCGGAGGACCCGGAGCTGCAAGAGGCCACCGACTTCCTGGCCGAGCTCGGCGAGTCCTGA
- a CDS encoding polyphosphate polymerase domain-containing protein, with the protein MSDATRIPARLEQKFLVSEATARALTLAIAPFCHPDENTSGPYTLRTLYFDTRSREFHQAKLRRDHDRVKLRARAYGDFAPGEPVTLELKRKTGVLVRKTRVLAGADWVTEALGRDVPPPSEDAVAAERRERLERFAYVMVRKSCEPAAILRYRREAFVSHVDAYARVTFDRDLMAYPTRQFSLDFDEQRAFRLDGGHASGWAGGGGMLSPVLLELKCERLVPEWMARLVRAFQLSSTGFSKYSQAMDTFAQRSFARPTWSSTYA; encoded by the coding sequence ATGAGCGACGCCACGCGCATTCCCGCTCGCCTCGAGCAGAAGTTCCTGGTGTCCGAGGCCACCGCCCGAGCGCTGACGCTGGCGATCGCGCCGTTCTGCCACCCAGACGAGAACACCAGCGGGCCGTACACCCTGCGCACGCTGTACTTCGACACGCGCAGCCGTGAGTTCCATCAAGCCAAGCTGCGTCGCGACCACGACCGCGTGAAGCTGCGCGCGCGCGCCTATGGAGACTTCGCGCCCGGTGAGCCGGTCACGTTGGAACTCAAGCGCAAGACGGGCGTGCTGGTCCGCAAGACCCGCGTCCTCGCCGGAGCCGACTGGGTGACCGAGGCGCTGGGGCGTGACGTGCCGCCGCCCTCCGAAGACGCCGTCGCGGCCGAGCGGCGCGAGCGCCTCGAGCGCTTTGCCTACGTGATGGTCCGCAAGAGCTGCGAGCCCGCCGCCATTCTCCGCTATCGGCGCGAGGCGTTCGTCAGCCATGTTGACGCCTATGCGCGTGTCACCTTCGACCGCGACCTGATGGCGTATCCCACGCGCCAGTTCTCGCTCGACTTCGACGAGCAGCGGGCCTTTCGCCTCGATGGCGGCCACGCGTCCGGTTGGGCGGGTGGAGGCGGCATGCTCAGTCCCGTGCTGCTCGAGCTCAAGTGCGAGCGCCTGGTGCCCGAGTGGATGGCCAGGTTGGTGCGCGCCTTTCAGCTTTCGTCCACAGGCTTCTCCAAGTACAGCCAGGCCATGGACACGTTCGCCCAGCGCTCGTTCGCGCGCCCCACGTGGAGCAGCACCTATGCCTGA